A stretch of the Oceanicola sp. D3 genome encodes the following:
- the motA gene encoding flagellar motor stator protein MotA — translation MIGIVGIIIIFVMVFGGYLAAGGKMGIILKSLPFEMTMIGGAAVGAFVLGNDMASIKHTLKDIKKVFKGPHWGHHDYQDLLCLLFELIRLARQNPVGLEEHIENPAESSIISRYPKILADKEAIELICDTLRSASMNYDDPNQVEEVLEKRMNAHLHHQMHSSHAMQTMADGLPALGIVAAVLGVIKTMGSIDQPPEILGKLIGGALVGTFLGVFLAYGIVGPFATKMKAVIEEDGHFYQLIREVLVANLHQHATNICIEVGRQNTPGHCRPSFSDLEEALKNLKSEAA, via the coding sequence ATGATCGGTATTGTCGGTATCATCATCATTTTCGTGATGGTCTTTGGCGGCTATCTCGCAGCCGGCGGCAAGATGGGAATCATCCTCAAGTCGCTGCCGTTCGAGATGACAATGATCGGCGGCGCGGCTGTTGGGGCCTTCGTGCTGGGCAATGACATGGCCTCGATCAAGCACACGCTGAAAGACATCAAGAAGGTGTTCAAGGGCCCGCATTGGGGCCACCACGATTACCAAGACCTGCTCTGCCTGCTGTTTGAGCTGATCCGGCTCGCGCGGCAAAACCCTGTTGGACTCGAAGAGCATATCGAGAATCCGGCGGAAAGCTCGATTATCTCTCGCTACCCCAAGATCCTCGCCGACAAGGAGGCCATCGAGCTGATCTGCGACACGCTGCGCTCTGCTTCGATGAACTACGATGACCCGAACCAGGTTGAGGAGGTGCTGGAAAAGCGGATGAACGCGCATCTGCACCACCAGATGCACTCCAGCCACGCCATGCAGACGATGGCCGATGGCCTGCCCGCACTGGGAATCGTCGCCGCGGTGTTGGGCGTTATCAAGACCATGGGCTCTATCGACCAGCCGCCGGAAATCCTTGGCAAGCTCATCGGCGGGGCCTTGGTGGGCACATTCTTGGGCGTGTTCCTCGCCTATGGCATCGTTGGCCCTTTCGCGACCAAGATGAAGGCGGTGATCGAGGAAGACGGGCATTTTTACCAGCTTATCCGCGAAGTTCTGGTGGCCAACCTGCATCAACACGCCACCAATATTTGCATAGAAGTCGGCCGACAAAACACGCCCGGCCACTGCCGCCCGAGCTTTTCCGACCTGGAGGAGGCGCTAAAGAACCTGAAGTCGGAGGCGGCATGA
- a CDS encoding MotE family protein, with amino-acid sequence MAKPAKSRGRARRRLSRKLGRGVLTTLAVLLIGSAVLRLSGGSGAAIAREVAGRMAGETQEADPVVAGCEPAPEIASLLAALTARETTVEKREVAVRDEMLALERAREEIAREMTALREAEAQLEETLAMADGAAESDLAKLTRMYEVMKPKEAAALFAEMDPIFAAGFLGRMQPERAAAVLAGMDPKAAYTLSLILAGRNGAVPTE; translated from the coding sequence ATGGCGAAACCGGCAAAATCGCGCGGCAGGGCGCGGCGGCGTTTGAGCCGCAAGCTAGGGCGCGGCGTTTTGACAACCCTTGCAGTCCTGCTCATCGGCTCGGCCGTGTTGCGCCTGAGCGGAGGCAGCGGGGCGGCGATTGCCCGGGAAGTGGCAGGCCGGATGGCCGGCGAGACGCAAGAGGCCGATCCGGTGGTTGCCGGGTGTGAGCCAGCGCCGGAAATTGCCAGTCTTCTGGCGGCATTGACCGCGCGCGAGACAACTGTTGAGAAACGCGAAGTTGCCGTCAGGGACGAAATGCTGGCGCTTGAGCGCGCCCGCGAAGAGATTGCGCGCGAAATGACCGCGCTGCGCGAGGCCGAGGCGCAGTTGGAAGAGACGCTGGCGATGGCCGATGGCGCCGCCGAATCCGATCTGGCGAAACTCACACGTATGTATGAGGTGATGAAGCCAAAGGAGGCCGCCGCGCTTTTTGCGGAGATGGACCCGATCTTTGCGGCCGGCTTTTTGGGGCGGATGCAACCCGAGCGCGCCGCCGCCGTGCTGGCCGGAATGGACCCAAAGGCAGCCTATACGCTTTCGCTGATCCTTGCGGGGCGGAATGGGGCCGTGCCCACCGAATAA
- the fliL gene encoding flagellar basal body-associated protein FliL, producing MAEEDGAAEAGEAGEAPKKKSKLPLLLGMILMLAGGGGAFFATFSGMLGGGGEEAHEESGGEDMAEAEPLEPVAFVPLDPIIIAMRTEGRAAHLRFRAELEVAPDKQEEVTLLMPRILDVLNTYLRAVEVSEIERPSALMTLRAQMLRRIQIVTGEGRVRDLLVTEFVVN from the coding sequence ATGGCCGAGGAAGACGGTGCCGCAGAGGCCGGAGAAGCGGGCGAAGCCCCCAAGAAGAAGTCCAAACTGCCCCTCCTTCTGGGGATGATTCTCATGCTCGCGGGCGGCGGAGGCGCATTTTTTGCCACGTTTTCGGGGATGCTCGGCGGCGGTGGCGAGGAGGCCCATGAGGAGAGCGGCGGCGAAGACATGGCTGAGGCAGAACCGCTGGAGCCCGTGGCCTTCGTTCCTCTCGATCCGATCATTATCGCCATGCGCACAGAGGGGCGCGCCGCCCATCTGCGGTTTCGCGCTGAGCTGGAGGTAGCCCCTGACAAGCAGGAGGAGGTGACGCTGCTGATGCCGCGCATCCTTGATGTGTTGAACACCTATCTGCGGGCTGTCGAAGTTTCGGAAATCGAACGCCCGAGCGCACTGATGACTCTGCGGGCACAGATGCTGCGGCGCATTCAGATCGTCACGGGGGAGGGCCGGGTGCGCGACCTTCTCGTGACTGAATTCGTGGTTAATTAG
- the fliF gene encoding flagellar basal-body MS-ring/collar protein FliF, whose protein sequence is MRVQNLLDTWNGLDARRRLTVLVATVAMFAAVLALSRMATSPGMTLLYAGLEPSAAGEVVTSLDQRGVAYDVRGGAIYVDSARRDELRMTLAGEGLPANGGQGYEILDGLSGFGTTSQMFDAAYWRAKEGELARTILASPRVRAARVHISNPASQGFGRDTAASASVAVTATSGRVTPAEAKAFKFLIASAVAELSPDGVSVIDGASGAVVAADDAAGDPAGEERAESLRRNVQRLLEAHVGPGNAVVEISVETQTDREQIIERTFDPDGRVAVSTETEERSNSASGTNPAAVTVASNLPDGEAGANGGESQSQETTTRERTNFEVSETQRELLRSPGAVKRVTVAVLVDGLRGEDASGDPTWTARSDEQLEALRELVASAVGFNEARGDQITIKSLQFEPVAQVGAAAGGSLLDGLNIMTLIQLAILALVTLGLGLFVLKPALTAQALPAPEAPVASLPPGAPADSGPNLDDVPMPDALTGEIDDSDIELPDLAVVNDFDVSGVPGMGDMGSFGAGSDDPVARLRNMIEERQDETIEILKSWMEEDEEAQA, encoded by the coding sequence ATGCGCGTGCAAAACCTCTTGGATACCTGGAATGGCCTCGATGCCCGGCGGCGGCTCACCGTGTTGGTGGCGACGGTTGCAATGTTTGCGGCCGTGCTGGCGCTTAGCCGGATGGCAACCTCACCGGGGATGACGCTGCTCTACGCTGGGCTGGAGCCTTCGGCTGCTGGTGAGGTGGTGACATCGCTGGATCAACGCGGCGTCGCCTACGACGTGCGCGGCGGGGCAATCTATGTTGATAGTGCCCGGCGCGATGAGCTGCGGATGACCCTGGCGGGCGAAGGGCTGCCTGCGAACGGTGGGCAAGGCTATGAAATTCTTGATGGGTTGTCGGGTTTCGGCACCACCAGCCAGATGTTCGACGCGGCCTACTGGCGGGCCAAGGAGGGCGAATTGGCCCGCACCATCCTTGCCTCGCCGCGGGTGCGTGCGGCACGCGTGCACATTTCCAACCCGGCGTCCCAAGGCTTCGGGCGTGACACAGCCGCCTCGGCTTCGGTGGCCGTCACCGCCACCAGCGGGCGGGTCACCCCTGCGGAAGCGAAGGCGTTCAAATTTCTCATCGCCAGTGCCGTGGCCGAGCTGTCTCCCGATGGGGTTTCGGTCATCGACGGCGCGAGCGGCGCGGTTGTGGCTGCCGACGATGCTGCCGGCGACCCTGCGGGCGAAGAGCGCGCCGAGAGCCTGCGCCGCAATGTTCAGCGTTTGCTGGAAGCGCACGTTGGGCCGGGCAATGCGGTGGTGGAAATCTCGGTAGAAACCCAGACGGACCGAGAGCAAATCATCGAGCGAACTTTCGATCCGGATGGGCGCGTGGCGGTAAGCACGGAAACCGAAGAGCGTTCCAATTCCGCGAGCGGCACCAATCCCGCGGCGGTCACGGTGGCGTCTAACCTGCCCGATGGCGAGGCCGGGGCAAATGGCGGTGAGAGCCAGAGCCAAGAGACAACAACACGCGAGCGGACGAACTTTGAAGTTTCTGAAACGCAAAGAGAATTACTGCGCAGCCCGGGTGCGGTAAAGCGAGTGACGGTGGCCGTTCTGGTCGACGGTCTGCGCGGGGAAGACGCTAGCGGAGACCCAACGTGGACGGCGCGCAGCGATGAGCAGTTGGAGGCCCTGCGCGAGCTTGTCGCCAGCGCCGTGGGTTTTAATGAAGCGCGTGGCGATCAGATCACAATCAAATCGCTCCAGTTTGAACCCGTTGCGCAGGTGGGCGCGGCAGCGGGTGGCTCGCTTCTTGACGGGCTGAACATCATGACCCTCATCCAACTTGCAATCCTCGCGCTGGTCACTCTGGGGCTTGGGCTTTTCGTTCTGAAGCCAGCCCTTACGGCGCAGGCTCTTCCCGCGCCAGAGGCCCCGGTGGCGTCGCTGCCGCCCGGAGCCCCGGCAGACTCCGGCCCCAATCTGGATGACGTGCCCATGCCCGACGCGCTGACCGGCGAGATTGACGACAGCGACATCGAATTGCCCGATCTGGCGGTCGTGAACGACTTTGATGTCTCCGGCGTGCCCGGCATGGGTGACATGGGCAGCTTTGGCGCGGGCAGCGATGATCCGGTGGCCCGGCTTCGAAACATGATTGAAGAGCGGCAAGACGAGACGATCGAAATCCTCAAGAGCTGGATGGAAGAGGATGAGGAGGCGCAGGCATGA
- a CDS encoding flagellar biosynthesis protein codes for MSSDGLKLEEFSSAPKAARAKAVGESTLAEAQLASFDKGYREGWEDASRAHADEQKAIGADLARALDDMSFTYHEARRAMLGEMEGLLAGIVGKVLPATVRGSLGPVILERIDAAVKARSEVSVEITVAPENRARLEPLLQGEATIPVRLAEEPSLAEGQAVLRFASAEEIIDLDAVLAGIAEVVEGYFEGQATREG; via the coding sequence ATGAGCAGCGACGGCCTCAAGCTTGAAGAATTCAGCTCCGCGCCGAAAGCCGCGCGCGCCAAGGCTGTGGGCGAGAGCACTCTGGCCGAGGCTCAGCTCGCCTCCTTCGACAAGGGCTACCGCGAAGGCTGGGAAGATGCCTCGCGCGCACATGCTGATGAGCAAAAAGCCATCGGCGCGGATCTCGCCCGCGCTCTGGACGACATGAGCTTCACCTATCACGAAGCCCGCCGCGCCATGCTGGGCGAAATGGAAGGGCTGTTGGCCGGAATCGTGGGCAAGGTTTTGCCCGCAACTGTGCGAGGCAGCCTCGGGCCGGTGATTCTGGAGCGCATCGACGCGGCGGTGAAAGCCCGAAGCGAAGTCTCTGTCGAAATTACCGTCGCGCCGGAAAATCGCGCCCGTCTGGAGCCGCTGCTTCAGGGCGAGGCGACCATTCCGGTCCGGCTGGCCGAGGAGCCGAGCCTCGCGGAGGGGCAGGCGGTTCTTCGCTTCGCCAGCGCCGAAGAAATCATCGATCTCGATGCAGTGCTCGCGGGCATTGCCGAGGTGGTGGAAGGGTATTTTGAGGGTCAGGCGACCCGGGAAGGATGA
- a CDS encoding FliM/FliN family flagellar motor switch protein: protein MSEEMKGKESPFTQVPVEITVAVGKARPRVSELLKLGPDAVLPLDRRVEDPVELYVGDKLIARGELTEAEEGQPGQLAVRLTEVADLKGGI, encoded by the coding sequence ATGTCAGAGGAAATGAAGGGCAAGGAGAGCCCGTTCACGCAGGTGCCGGTCGAGATCACGGTGGCCGTGGGCAAGGCCCGGCCGCGGGTGTCCGAGCTGTTGAAGCTGGGGCCGGATGCCGTGCTGCCGCTCGACCGCCGGGTGGAAGACCCGGTGGAACTTTATGTCGGAGACAAGCTGATTGCCCGAGGCGAGTTGACCGAGGCCGAAGAGGGCCAGCCCGGCCAACTGGCCGTGCGGTTGACCGAAGTGGCAGACCTCAAAGGCGGCATTTGA
- the fliP gene encoding flagellar type III secretion system pore protein FliP (The bacterial flagellar biogenesis protein FliP forms a type III secretion system (T3SS)-type pore required for flagellar assembly.) — translation MYGAARLALALLFIAGPLAAQDISVDLGEGSGALTNQTISLFALITILSLVPGIAVMITCFPFIVTVLSILRQAIGLQQSPPNMLIVSLALFLTYFIMDPVLQEAWTTGVQPLLDEQIAVEQAFTNTMAPFRVFMAARVDPETFGTLNELRAGVAATTPPGEAPLSLLVPSFLLSEVERAFQIGFLIFLPFLIIDLVVAAVLMSMGMMMVPPAIVSLPFKLAFFVVADGWALIAGALVRSYF, via the coding sequence ATGTATGGCGCGGCTCGTCTGGCACTGGCGCTATTGTTCATAGCGGGGCCGCTGGCCGCGCAGGATATTTCCGTCGATCTGGGCGAGGGATCGGGGGCGCTTACAAATCAGACGATCAGTCTCTTTGCGCTGATCACGATCCTGAGCCTCGTGCCGGGCATCGCGGTGATGATCACCTGCTTCCCGTTCATCGTCACGGTGCTCTCAATCCTCCGGCAGGCGATCGGCCTTCAGCAATCGCCTCCCAATATGCTGATCGTCTCTCTGGCGCTCTTCCTGACCTACTTCATCATGGATCCGGTGTTGCAAGAGGCCTGGACCACCGGTGTTCAGCCGCTGCTCGATGAGCAGATCGCTGTGGAACAGGCCTTCACCAACACCATGGCACCCTTCCGCGTTTTCATGGCGGCACGGGTGGATCCCGAGACCTTCGGCACCTTGAACGAACTGCGTGCCGGTGTGGCAGCCACAACCCCGCCGGGGGAGGCGCCTCTTTCGCTGCTGGTGCCTTCTTTCCTGTTGAGCGAAGTCGAACGGGCCTTTCAGATCGGGTTCCTCATCTTCCTGCCGTTCCTCATTATCGACCTAGTCGTGGCTGCGGTTCTGATGTCGATGGGGATGATGATGGTGCCCCCCGCAATCGTTTCCTTGCCCTTCAAGCTGGCCTTCTTCGTGGTAGCCGATGGCTGGGCTCTGATTGCCGGGGCGCTCGTCAGGAGCTATTTCTAA
- a CDS encoding flagellar basal body P-ring protein FlgI: MFRKILAYLLALSLVSAAQATPVRIKDLVEFDGVRGNDLVGYGLVVGLNGSGDGLRNAPFTEEIMQNMLERLGVNVTGEQFRPKNVAAVFVTATLPPFARAGSQIDVTVSAIGDAKSLLGGTLVMTPLTAADGQIYAVAQGTIIAGGASAEGDGATVTQGVPTAGTVPSGARVEREVPFDFTQLRTMRLALRTQDFTTASRIEAAINGSFGRPIARMLDAGTVQVELGGASTRSPAHVVSRIENIAVEPQRRAMVVVDQRSGTIVMGEDVRISRVAVSQGNLTIRIEEKPIAVQPNPFAPGETVVLPNTTAEIDEEPGIGLAEVAAGTSLSEVVAGLNALGVSPRDMIDILKSIKAAGALHADFIVR; encoded by the coding sequence ATGTTTCGCAAAATCCTCGCCTACCTCCTCGCGCTGAGCCTTGTTAGCGCGGCCCAAGCCACCCCCGTGCGCATCAAGGATCTCGTCGAATTTGACGGGGTTCGCGGCAACGACCTTGTGGGCTACGGCCTCGTGGTTGGCCTCAACGGCTCAGGTGACGGCTTGCGCAACGCGCCCTTTACCGAGGAAATCATGCAGAACATGCTGGAACGGCTTGGCGTGAACGTCACCGGCGAGCAGTTTCGGCCCAAGAATGTGGCCGCTGTATTCGTAACCGCCACCCTGCCGCCCTTCGCGCGGGCCGGCAGCCAGATTGATGTTACGGTCTCAGCCATTGGCGATGCCAAGAGCCTGCTCGGTGGCACTCTGGTGATGACGCCGCTCACCGCCGCCGACGGCCAGATTTACGCCGTTGCACAAGGAACCATTATTGCCGGCGGGGCCTCGGCGGAGGGAGATGGTGCGACCGTCACACAAGGCGTACCAACTGCCGGCACCGTGCCCTCTGGCGCGAGAGTTGAGCGGGAAGTGCCCTTCGACTTCACCCAGCTTAGAACCATGCGGCTGGCTTTGCGCACGCAAGACTTCACCACCGCCAGCCGCATCGAGGCCGCCATCAACGGCAGCTTTGGGCGCCCGATCGCGCGGATGCTTGATGCGGGCACTGTGCAGGTGGAGCTTGGCGGTGCAAGCACGCGCTCCCCTGCTCACGTGGTCAGCCGGATCGAGAACATCGCCGTCGAACCGCAGCGCCGTGCCATGGTGGTCGTCGATCAGCGGTCGGGCACCATCGTCATGGGCGAAGACGTGCGTATAAGCCGCGTCGCCGTGAGCCAGGGGAACCTCACGATCCGGATCGAGGAGAAGCCGATTGCCGTGCAGCCCAACCCCTTTGCCCCGGGTGAAACCGTTGTGCTGCCCAATACGACCGCAGAGATTGATGAAGAACCGGGCATCGGCCTGGCTGAGGTGGCGGCCGGCACCTCGCTCTCTGAAGTGGTCGCGGGCCTGAACGCTCTTGGCGTCTCACCGCGCGACATGATCGACATTCTGAAGAGCATCAAGGCCGCTGGCGCCCTGCATGCAGACTTCATTGTGAGGTGA
- a CDS encoding flagellin encodes MLTQLGHGDLARLFQMNRSNHDVKSEMNRLSQELATGRKSSIAEAVGGDFAPITSIEMTLSRNAAFQTASTEAANFASVMQHAFQTISSFGAKSASNLLNASQAAQPELIGTAAADTAARLQPVLAALNTEFGGRSVFAGEDVSGPAVADAPTLMAGLSAATAGATDVASLMAAVDAWFDPGGGFETTVYLGSTTPLDSVDIGQDVSADLGFTAFDSELRDTLKGIALAGLIADGALAGDTAARAELMQRAGETLIEGESGLTQLQARLGTVEELIEEADAARTAESSALTMTRASLLEVDPYETASRLQQVQTQLETIYAMTARMQSLSLVNYL; translated from the coding sequence ATGCTAACACAACTCGGCCACGGCGATCTCGCCCGCCTGTTCCAGATGAATCGCTCCAATCATGACGTGAAGTCGGAGATGAACCGCCTGTCGCAAGAGCTTGCAACCGGGCGCAAATCCAGCATTGCAGAAGCGGTGGGTGGCGATTTTGCCCCGATCACCAGCATCGAGATGACCCTCTCGCGCAACGCTGCGTTTCAGACCGCAAGCACCGAGGCTGCCAACTTCGCGTCGGTGATGCAGCACGCCTTTCAGACGATCTCTTCTTTCGGGGCGAAATCAGCCTCCAACCTGCTGAACGCCAGTCAGGCGGCACAGCCGGAACTGATTGGCACCGCCGCGGCCGACACTGCCGCCCGCCTCCAGCCTGTGCTGGCCGCGCTCAACACAGAGTTTGGCGGGCGTAGCGTCTTTGCGGGGGAAGACGTGAGCGGCCCCGCCGTGGCCGACGCCCCGACCCTCATGGCCGGACTCTCCGCTGCGACAGCGGGCGCCACGGATGTGGCCAGCCTCATGGCCGCCGTCGACGCGTGGTTCGACCCTGGTGGCGGCTTTGAAACGACGGTTTATCTTGGCTCCACCACGCCGCTGGACTCTGTGGATATTGGCCAAGACGTTTCTGCAGACCTTGGCTTCACCGCCTTTGACAGCGAGTTGCGCGACACGCTGAAAGGCATCGCCCTTGCCGGCCTCATCGCCGATGGGGCCCTCGCGGGCGATACGGCGGCCCGCGCCGAGTTGATGCAACGTGCGGGTGAAACCCTGATCGAGGGTGAATCCGGCCTGACACAGCTGCAGGCGCGTCTCGGAACAGTTGAAGAGCTGATCGAGGAGGCCGATGCCGCCCGCACCGCCGAAAGTTCTGCCCTGACGATGACCCGCGCCAGCCTGCTCGAGGTTGATCCCTATGAAACCGCCTCGCGCCTGCAGCAAGTCCAGACGCAGCTTGAAACGATCTACGCGATGACTGCCAGAATGCAGTCCCTAAGCCTGGTGAATTACCTCTGA
- the flgK gene encoding flagellar hook-associated protein FlgK — MSLSASMSAALSGLNATRRATDLISSNIANALTEGYGRRSMSLSVRPLGGVEVGAVQRNVDERLIGDRRLAQAAAGDAQTRADALSRIEGLLGAPDQASSLTAAYARFEGALIEASSRPDVSARLDTAARAGAALARKFEGISDGIQDMRLEADQGIARMVDKLNTSLEQVAELNALIFNSSSNGQNAAALHDQRQVLIDGIAEIVPLRQVQREGGKVALFTPTGGIMLEGTAAEVGFSTVNLITPDMTLGSGALSGLTLNGNPVRTDGNNAPFAGGSLHALFAQRDEIAVDAQASLDMMARDLVERFQDPALDPTLGAGDAGLFTDGGAAFITADEEGLSARLEFNILADPDQGGDSWRLRDGLGAVSAGPVGNASLLQSLTDRLGESRASTSAAATGLSRSASGHAADFLSGLAAEREAGEVEMGFQMARYDTLRATELAGGVDTDRELQHLLIVEQAYAANAKVIQTIDDLIQRIMAI, encoded by the coding sequence ATGTCCCTCTCCGCATCCATGTCGGCCGCCCTATCTGGGTTGAACGCCACCCGCCGCGCGACCGACCTCATCAGCTCCAACATCGCCAACGCGCTGACCGAGGGGTATGGGCGGCGCTCCATGAGCCTTTCCGTCCGGCCCCTGGGCGGGGTCGAGGTGGGCGCGGTTCAACGCAACGTCGACGAGCGGCTGATCGGTGACAGGCGCTTGGCGCAGGCGGCGGCGGGCGACGCCCAGACCCGCGCAGATGCGCTCAGCCGCATTGAGGGATTGCTCGGTGCCCCTGACCAAGCCAGCTCGCTCACAGCGGCCTATGCCCGCTTCGAGGGTGCCCTCATCGAGGCCTCGAGCCGCCCCGATGTTTCGGCACGGCTCGATACCGCCGCGCGCGCCGGTGCGGCACTTGCCAGAAAGTTTGAAGGCATATCGGACGGCATTCAAGACATGCGGCTGGAAGCCGATCAGGGCATTGCCCGCATGGTCGACAAGCTGAATACCTCGCTTGAACAGGTGGCTGAGCTGAATGCGCTGATCTTCAATTCTTCCTCCAACGGCCAGAATGCCGCGGCCCTGCACGACCAGCGCCAGGTGCTGATCGACGGCATCGCCGAGATCGTACCGCTCAGGCAAGTACAGAGGGAGGGCGGCAAGGTTGCCCTCTTCACGCCCACCGGCGGTATTATGCTGGAGGGCACCGCGGCGGAGGTTGGCTTTTCCACCGTCAACCTCATCACGCCGGACATGACGCTTGGCTCTGGCGCACTCTCCGGCCTTACCCTCAACGGCAATCCGGTGCGCACCGATGGCAACAACGCGCCCTTCGCCGGTGGCAGCCTTCACGCCCTTTTCGCCCAGCGCGACGAGATTGCCGTGGACGCACAGGCCAGCCTCGACATGATGGCGCGCGACCTTGTGGAACGCTTTCAAGACCCCGCGCTCGACCCGACCCTTGGCGCAGGAGACGCGGGCCTGTTTACCGATGGCGGCGCGGCCTTCATCACCGCTGATGAAGAGGGCCTTTCCGCCCGGCTTGAGTTCAACATACTGGCTGACCCGGATCAGGGTGGTGACAGCTGGCGCCTGCGTGATGGCCTCGGCGCGGTGAGCGCTGGACCTGTTGGAAACGCATCGCTCCTTCAATCTCTCACCGATCGTCTTGGCGAAAGTCGCGCCTCCACCTCGGCAGCAGCCACGGGCCTGTCGCGGTCTGCCTCTGGTCATGCCGCTGACTTTCTCTCCGGGCTCGCCGCCGAACGCGAGGCGGGCGAGGTGGAGATGGGCTTCCAGATGGCCCGCTACGACACGCTTCGCGCCACCGAACTCGCAGGCGGCGTAGATACCGACCGCGAGTTGCAACACCTTCTGATCGTCGAACAGGCCTACGCTGCCAACGCAAAGGTCATTCAGACGATTGACGATTTGATCCAACGGATCATGGCCATCTGA
- a CDS encoding flagellar hook protein FlgE, whose translation MTISSSLNAGVAGLAANASRLATISDNIANSATNGYKRAVTDFHAMVITSGRGTYSAGGVRVTTTRFIDQPGALLSTENPTDLAVRGRGFLPVTTESSLNNLTGDRPMYLATTGSFRTNADGYLVTESGLVLMGWPADSDGSIPNFARDTADGLEPIQINVNQFAGEPTENMQLGMNLPATETDFDASGNPLDLSIEYYDNLGTSESLSITFTPQIPATGSSNTWDMVITDSASGGGVVGEYELVFDDTRGSGGTLLAVNQAPGAAGGTYDGLTGVFTITVDGGPIDVNIGALGSGNLMTQLSDSFAPTSISKDGSPVGNMVSVEVDANGFLSAAFDIGITRTIYQIPLVDLPNPNGLLALDNQTYQTSNASGSFFLWDAADGPTGDILSYALEESATDVAGELTALIQTQRAYSSNAKVIQTVDEMLQETTNIKR comes from the coding sequence ATGACGATCTCCTCCTCGCTCAACGCGGGTGTGGCAGGGCTGGCGGCCAATGCCAGCCGTCTCGCCACGATTTCTGACAACATCGCCAACAGCGCGACCAACGGCTACAAGCGCGCGGTGACTGACTTTCACGCCATGGTCATCACCTCTGGCCGCGGCACCTATTCCGCCGGCGGCGTGCGGGTGACGACCACCCGCTTTATCGACCAGCCCGGCGCGTTGCTTTCCACGGAAAACCCCACTGATCTTGCGGTGCGCGGGCGCGGATTTTTGCCCGTCACAACCGAGAGCTCGCTGAACAACCTGACCGGCGACAGGCCGATGTATCTGGCCACAACCGGCTCCTTCCGCACCAACGCCGATGGCTATCTGGTGACCGAGTCGGGCCTCGTGCTCATGGGCTGGCCCGCCGACTCCGACGGCTCAATCCCCAACTTTGCGCGCGACACCGCTGACGGGCTGGAGCCGATCCAGATCAACGTGAACCAGTTTGCCGGCGAGCCCACCGAGAACATGCAACTGGGCATGAACCTCCCTGCCACGGAGACCGATTTTGACGCCTCCGGCAACCCGCTGGACCTGTCGATCGAGTATTACGACAACCTCGGCACATCTGAGTCGCTCTCCATCACCTTCACGCCGCAGATCCCGGCCACGGGCTCTTCCAACACCTGGGACATGGTCATCACCGACTCTGCCTCGGGCGGGGGCGTGGTGGGCGAATACGAACTGGTGTTCGATGATACCCGCGGCTCCGGCGGCACCCTCCTGGCGGTGAACCAAGCACCCGGCGCGGCTGGCGGTACTTATGACGGGTTAACAGGCGTGTTCACCATCACCGTGGATGGCGGCCCGATTGATGTGAACATCGGCGCGCTCGGATCGGGCAACCTGATGACGCAGCTTTCCGACAGCTTTGCCCCCACCTCCATCAGCAAGGATGGCTCGCCTGTGGGCAACATGGTTTCGGTCGAGGTTGATGCCAACGGCTTCCTCTCGGCGGCCTTCGACATTGGCATCACCCGCACGATTTACCAGATTCCACTGGTCGACCTGCCCAATCCCAATGGCCTGCTCGCGCTGGATAACCAGACCTACCAAACCTCCAACGCCTCTGGCTCCTTCTTCCTCTGGGATGCCGCAGACGGGCCCACCGGCGATATTTTGAGCTACGCGCTGGAAGAGAGCGCCACGGATGTGGCCGGTGAGCTGACCGCCCTGATCCAGACCCAGAGGGCCTATTCGTCGAACGCCAAGGTTATCCAGACCGTCGATGAGATGCTCCAGGAAACCACCAACATCAAGCGCTGA